From a single Gimesia fumaroli genomic region:
- the trkA gene encoding Trk system potassium transporter TrkA, whose amino-acid sequence MNIVIMGAGTVGTFVADTLCAEQHNVTIIDKSRSALELVEERVDVQTICGSACDSAILFQAGVLGADLCLAVTSQDEVNMVGASLAKAMGARRCVARIFNHAYLNLSTFDYQRHFNIDRLLSLEYLTALELAKQIGEPGLFAVENFARGEVLIQVLDVQKGVKADGVLLRNLNLPSDVRVGLISDGVNTSIAGADNVIEAGQIVTLIGTQEHIDKVHRMFQHKRAVKFRVIIAGGGNIGFNLARILQKKEYSVTILETDPVRCDFLSRHLDSTTVLLADATRRTEMEEARVGKSDVFIAATGRDEDNIVCGVEAKELGASRIMSIVRRPDYANVLTKLGIDVAVSPREVITRQIMGMVHSGPIISHSEIGGGNSAILELEVRKNTPITQALLKDLKLKQALIAAVVKEDCVRVPGAEDQIQVGDTVILLCEQDNLNEILPLFKPVKQ is encoded by the coding sequence ATGAATATTGTAATTATGGGAGCTGGGACGGTAGGGACTTTTGTCGCCGACACCCTTTGTGCCGAGCAACACAATGTTACCATTATCGATAAATCACGCAGTGCATTAGAACTGGTTGAGGAACGAGTCGATGTCCAGACCATCTGCGGTTCCGCCTGTGACTCTGCGATTCTGTTTCAAGCCGGCGTGCTGGGAGCCGATCTTTGTCTGGCAGTAACCAGCCAGGATGAAGTCAATATGGTTGGTGCCAGTCTGGCGAAGGCAATGGGAGCCCGCCGCTGTGTAGCCCGCATCTTCAATCATGCGTATTTAAACTTGAGTACCTTCGACTATCAACGGCACTTCAACATCGATCGCTTGTTGAGCCTGGAATACCTGACAGCTCTTGAATTGGCTAAGCAAATCGGCGAACCCGGCTTATTCGCAGTCGAAAACTTCGCGCGCGGAGAAGTATTGATTCAGGTTCTGGATGTGCAAAAGGGAGTCAAAGCCGATGGCGTCTTGCTGCGAAATCTGAATCTCCCCAGCGATGTCCGCGTCGGTTTGATTTCAGACGGTGTGAATACATCCATCGCCGGTGCGGACAACGTGATCGAAGCAGGTCAAATTGTAACGCTGATTGGGACGCAGGAACATATTGATAAAGTTCACCGCATGTTTCAGCACAAACGCGCTGTGAAATTCCGTGTGATCATTGCCGGCGGGGGAAACATCGGATTCAATCTAGCGCGGATTTTGCAAAAAAAAGAATATTCGGTTACGATCCTGGAGACTGATCCCGTTCGTTGCGATTTTCTTTCAAGACACCTCGATTCCACTACGGTCCTGCTCGCTGATGCAACCAGACGCACGGAAATGGAAGAAGCTCGCGTTGGTAAATCTGACGTGTTTATCGCAGCAACAGGTCGGGATGAAGACAATATTGTGTGTGGTGTCGAAGCCAAAGAGCTTGGAGCCAGCCGCATAATGAGTATTGTCCGGCGTCCCGATTATGCCAATGTGCTGACGAAACTGGGCATCGATGTTGCGGTGAGTCCTCGTGAAGTCATCACGCGGCAGATTATGGGTATGGTTCATTCAGGTCCGATTATCAGCCACTCTGAAATCGGCGGGGGAAATTCGGCAATCTTGGAACTCGAAGTCCGCAAGAATACCCCGATCACTCAGGCGTTATTGAAAGATCTGAAACTGAAACAGGCATTGATTGCTGCTGTGGTCAAAGAAGATTGTGTTCGCGTTCCTGGTGCCGAGGATCAGATTCAAGTGGGGGATACTGTGATTCTCTTATGTGAGCAGGATAACCTGAATGAGATTCTGCCGCTGTTTAAGCCGGTCAAACAGTAG
- a CDS encoding DUF1549 domain-containing protein, producing MRRFSKQLCVVFTFVICAGSLVSFVDAAPPESRTKAFSTGAFDPFIDYINERVRQGWEDNEVEPSPVATDEEWLRRVHLDLIGRIPSAETVEQFIKDRDPAKRSKIIDKLLDDPAYVQNFTNVWTNLLIGRRTPRRVSRNGMQKFLREVFAKNRPWDEVVQDLVTAEGHFEENGAVNYLLAQMQNNDEAVQVTAATTRLFLGIQVQCTQCHNHPFNDWKQNQFWEYNSFFRQMRRINHRKTDPKTGRQIDDYSEVVATGFNGPVYYEKRSGLMQVAYPIFEDVKVDPASGVERRKEFSKLIVKGEKPLIATAIVNRMWGYFMGYGFTRPVDDMGPHNPASHPELLNRMAEELVKKDYDLKQLARWICNSEAYNLTSQYGRKNEFDSPERGETPLFSHMYVKNMTAEQLYDSLIVATGAHKSGQSNWERAEEQRRRWMRQFMVAFDNDSGDDSTTFNGTIPQALMMMNGELTKNAISADRGSYLNQLLLEKGNDQAKIRKMFLSTLSRYPDRREITSAQKLVGGSRNKLAAYQDLYWALLNSNEFVFNH from the coding sequence ATGCGTCGTTTTTCTAAACAACTTTGTGTTGTTTTTACATTTGTGATCTGTGCGGGTTCCCTGGTGTCCTTCGTGGATGCTGCACCTCCGGAAAGCAGGACGAAGGCATTTTCTACCGGTGCATTTGATCCTTTCATTGACTACATCAACGAACGTGTTCGCCAGGGTTGGGAAGACAATGAAGTGGAGCCTTCTCCCGTGGCGACCGATGAAGAGTGGTTACGTCGGGTGCACCTGGATCTGATTGGTCGAATCCCTTCCGCAGAAACAGTCGAACAATTTATCAAAGATCGTGATCCTGCCAAGCGATCGAAGATCATCGATAAACTGCTGGATGACCCCGCTTATGTGCAGAACTTTACAAACGTGTGGACGAATTTGCTTATTGGTCGCCGTACTCCTCGACGAGTAAGCCGCAACGGGATGCAGAAGTTCCTGCGGGAAGTATTTGCGAAGAATCGTCCCTGGGATGAGGTTGTCCAGGATCTCGTGACTGCGGAAGGGCATTTTGAAGAGAATGGCGCCGTCAACTATCTGCTGGCTCAAATGCAAAACAATGACGAAGCAGTTCAGGTAACAGCTGCAACAACGCGTCTGTTCCTCGGTATTCAGGTGCAATGCACACAGTGCCATAACCACCCGTTTAATGACTGGAAACAAAACCAGTTCTGGGAATACAATAGCTTCTTCCGTCAAATGCGACGCATCAATCATCGTAAGACAGACCCCAAGACAGGGCGTCAGATTGACGACTATTCTGAAGTGGTCGCGACTGGATTTAATGGTCCCGTCTATTATGAAAAACGTTCCGGTTTGATGCAGGTCGCCTATCCGATTTTCGAAGATGTGAAAGTCGATCCGGCAAGTGGTGTCGAACGCCGTAAAGAGTTTTCCAAATTGATCGTCAAAGGTGAAAAGCCTCTGATTGCAACCGCCATTGTGAATCGCATGTGGGGTTATTTCATGGGATATGGGTTTACCCGACCAGTCGATGACATGGGCCCACATAACCCGGCCTCTCATCCGGAACTGCTGAACCGTATGGCCGAGGAGCTGGTCAAGAAAGACTACGATCTGAAACAACTGGCCCGTTGGATCTGTAACAGCGAAGCATACAACTTAACCAGTCAGTATGGTCGCAAGAACGAATTCGACAGTCCTGAGCGAGGAGAAACCCCTCTCTTCTCGCATATGTACGTCAAGAACATGACAGCCGAGCAGCTCTATGATTCCTTAATCGTAGCGACGGGTGCTCACAAGTCAGGCCAGTCCAACTGGGAACGGGCTGAAGAACAACGCCGCCGGTGGATGCGTCAATTCATGGTCGCATTCGATAATGATTCGGGCGATGATTCCACAACATTTAACGGAACGATTCCACAGGCATTGATGATGATGAATGGGGAATTAACGAAAAATGCCATCAGTGCGGATCGCGGAAGTTACCTGAATCAGCTGTTACTGGAGAAAGGCAATGATCAGGCAAAGATTCGGAAAATGTTCCTGTCCACTTTGAGTCGCTATCCTGATCGACGTGAAATCACCAGTGCTCAGAAACTGGTTGGCGGTTCGCGTAACAAATTAGCCGCTTATCAGGATCTCTACTGGGCATTACTGAATTCCAATGAGTTTGTCTTCAATCATTAA
- a CDS encoding PilZ domain-containing protein has translation MTDRRKSTSRRSGNERRQYQRTKFETEVSLLRSGSSSGQGPINGTLYDVSSNGIRIRLDLPLSIGESLLVQVHNSGKHLFNSTAKVVWQEQDQTGKYSTGCELCVLLTEKQEKTLSEFIEQKNNLHDLLQN, from the coding sequence ATGACTGACCGTAGAAAATCGACTAGCCGACGTTCTGGCAACGAACGACGACAATATCAACGAACAAAATTCGAAACAGAAGTCAGTTTACTGCGGTCGGGCAGCTCTTCTGGTCAGGGGCCCATCAACGGGACTCTGTATGATGTTTCCTCAAATGGGATTCGCATCCGATTGGATTTGCCGCTTTCCATTGGTGAATCACTGCTTGTGCAAGTCCATAACTCAGGCAAGCACCTTTTCAATTCGACCGCGAAAGTGGTCTGGCAAGAACAAGATCAGACCGGAAAATATTCAACCGGTTGTGAATTATGCGTCTTACTGACTGAAAAGCAGGAAAAAACGCTCAGTGAGTTTATCGAGCAAAAAAACAACTTGCACGATTTGCTGCAAAACTGA
- a CDS encoding sigma-70 family RNA polymerase sigma factor produces MTSSTDQPVFPDTDTDEGREFIALFTKNQRRIYLYILSMIPHPLEAEEILQNTNLIIWKKAQQFEAGTNFFAWSCQIAHYEILKFRKKRGRDKHQFSDEFVSQVADAVQENQDIFELRRNALTFCLSKLRKKDRELIQRRYQGSNQGKELADELGRPANSVYQSLGRVRRTLFECINRYIAAESYSHE; encoded by the coding sequence TTGACAAGTTCCACCGATCAGCCTGTTTTCCCAGATACCGATACGGATGAGGGACGTGAATTTATTGCGCTGTTTACCAAAAATCAACGACGCATTTATTTATATATCCTTTCCATGATTCCACACCCGCTGGAAGCAGAAGAGATCCTGCAAAACACCAACTTGATCATCTGGAAAAAAGCACAACAGTTTGAAGCAGGCACCAATTTTTTTGCCTGGTCCTGTCAGATTGCACATTATGAAATATTAAAATTTCGAAAGAAACGTGGCCGCGACAAACATCAATTCAGTGACGAATTTGTCTCCCAAGTCGCTGATGCAGTACAAGAGAACCAGGATATTTTTGAGTTGCGTCGCAATGCCTTAACATTCTGTTTGAGCAAATTACGCAAGAAAGATCGAGAGCTCATCCAGAGACGATACCAGGGAAGTAACCAGGGGAAAGAACTGGCCGACGAATTAGGCCGCCCGGCAAATTCCGTTTATCAGTCGTTAGGGCGTGTCAGACGTACTTTATTTGAATGTATTAACCGCTATATTGCAGCAGAGTCTTATAGTCATGAGTAA
- a CDS encoding 3-hydroxyacyl-ACP dehydratase FabZ family protein, with protein sequence MRFSLVDQILTLEKGKSITAVKNLSLAEEYLQDHFPGFAVMPGVMMVESIVQAGAWLMRYTNDFEYSTILLKQTKAIRFNSFVTPGKQLKVSLSIQKWEENLCTLKATSEVEGETAVSGRIVLEQFNLRDKTPSMAENDADRVKDLQTQFGQLWNPNRQTAS encoded by the coding sequence ATGCGATTTTCGCTCGTCGATCAAATATTAACACTGGAGAAAGGCAAGTCGATTACGGCTGTCAAAAATCTTTCTCTGGCAGAAGAATACCTGCAGGACCATTTTCCCGGTTTCGCCGTGATGCCGGGAGTGATGATGGTCGAGTCGATCGTCCAGGCAGGTGCCTGGCTGATGCGTTACACAAACGATTTTGAATATAGCACGATCCTGCTGAAACAAACGAAAGCCATCCGTTTTAACAGCTTTGTTACCCCGGGCAAGCAGTTGAAAGTCTCTTTGAGCATACAAAAGTGGGAAGAGAATCTGTGTACCTTAAAAGCGACCAGCGAAGTCGAAGGGGAAACCGCCGTCAGTGGTCGTATTGTTCTGGAGCAGTTTAATCTGCGGGACAAAACCCCTTCGATGGCAGAGAATGATGCAGATCGTGTCAAAGATCTACAGACACAGTTTGGCCAGCTTTGGAACCCCAACCGGCAAACCGCATCCTGA
- a CDS encoding DUF1549 and DUF1553 domain-containing protein, with product MSKKEIELAELSLLMEALCEERLSATESARLEEIVLSDPDAMQFYLNYSHLHGTLYWDQALGSDAMIPVVTAVEEEIAEEAAVEEDGEVTVAETIKRPTVSRKNRWVAGITSVCLLVAFMVVFNSWLKKEDASGLAENPPNQNQPLEGSHGTPENLATVPSTKQTRSIHIEPSQHPMLRFQKNNTPNSLNDLPLVATKPKQLAPVEQLPTGASDEAIITFINHRIQDGWAAANITSSPFATDEEWVRRVYLDVIGRIPTATEAEQFLKSRQPDKHQRLVQQLTENPTYVTNWSTIWTRLLIGRTMSREINRRALQDFLVQSFAENRPWSEIVYDLVSAEGDADTNGATNFLLAHLNNQAVPATAITTRLFLGTQIQCTQCHNHPFNNATQSQFWEINSFFKQTKVVRKKNMGEKGEAKAPKLTLVSLSKGGTTFYETRQGLMQPAYPKFAGVKISDGPGVNRRQELARLMTSGKTNQLARAMVNRMWAHFFGYGFTRPVDDMGYHNSPTHPELLDQLARQFVDSGYDIKQLIQWICLSDAYRLSSRFQNDNVADNPEDGSTPNFSRMYVKQMTAEQLYDSLQVTAKPTQIVTDYSTAWNKMQKRDKWLQQFIYTLQNEENDETTTLDGTITQALLMMNGPLVKQSLDLKQDGSILTQALKERTPDARIRKLSLAALSRYPSSRELTELKRLVKERTKFLTARNVPLQSAVQQSYQDVYWAYLNSNEFILIH from the coding sequence ATGAGTAAGAAAGAAATCGAATTAGCTGAGCTTTCTTTGCTTATGGAAGCATTGTGCGAGGAACGTCTGTCAGCAACAGAGAGCGCCCGACTGGAGGAAATTGTTCTTTCCGATCCGGATGCGATGCAGTTCTATCTGAATTATTCTCACCTGCATGGCACGTTGTACTGGGATCAGGCTTTGGGCTCTGACGCGATGATTCCTGTCGTAACTGCTGTGGAAGAAGAAATCGCTGAAGAAGCAGCCGTCGAAGAAGACGGAGAAGTCACAGTCGCTGAGACAATCAAACGCCCAACCGTATCACGCAAAAATCGCTGGGTCGCGGGGATTACCTCTGTCTGTCTGCTGGTGGCATTCATGGTCGTGTTCAATTCATGGCTGAAAAAAGAGGATGCTTCCGGTCTGGCTGAAAATCCCCCCAACCAGAATCAGCCTCTCGAAGGTTCTCATGGCACTCCTGAGAATCTGGCGACAGTCCCCTCAACGAAACAGACTCGTTCGATTCATATCGAGCCATCCCAGCACCCCATGTTGCGTTTCCAAAAAAACAACACACCGAATTCACTTAACGACCTTCCTTTAGTTGCCACTAAGCCGAAGCAGTTAGCGCCGGTGGAACAACTGCCGACAGGTGCTTCTGACGAAGCCATTATCACATTTATTAATCATCGGATTCAAGATGGCTGGGCCGCCGCCAACATTACGTCTTCGCCGTTCGCGACTGATGAAGAATGGGTCCGCCGCGTTTATCTGGACGTAATTGGACGTATCCCAACCGCCACCGAAGCAGAACAGTTTTTAAAATCCAGGCAGCCTGATAAACATCAACGGCTGGTCCAACAATTAACCGAAAATCCAACCTACGTGACAAACTGGTCAACGATCTGGACCCGTTTACTCATTGGTCGGACGATGTCGCGTGAGATAAACCGCCGTGCATTGCAGGATTTTCTGGTGCAAAGTTTTGCGGAGAACCGTCCGTGGAGCGAGATTGTTTATGATCTGGTCTCTGCAGAAGGGGATGCGGATACGAATGGTGCCACCAACTTTTTACTGGCACATCTGAATAATCAGGCCGTCCCCGCGACCGCGATTACCACACGCCTGTTTCTGGGAACACAAATTCAATGTACCCAGTGCCATAACCACCCCTTCAATAATGCAACGCAGAGCCAGTTCTGGGAAATCAACAGTTTCTTCAAGCAGACGAAAGTAGTCCGCAAGAAAAACATGGGAGAGAAGGGCGAAGCAAAAGCCCCCAAACTGACGCTCGTCTCGCTTTCCAAAGGGGGAACGACCTTTTATGAAACCCGTCAAGGGTTGATGCAGCCCGCTTATCCCAAATTTGCAGGAGTGAAAATCTCCGATGGCCCCGGTGTGAATCGACGTCAGGAACTGGCCCGATTAATGACATCAGGTAAAACGAATCAGTTGGCCCGTGCAATGGTCAATCGGATGTGGGCGCACTTCTTCGGTTACGGGTTCACCCGTCCGGTGGATGACATGGGCTATCATAATTCCCCCACGCATCCTGAGTTACTGGATCAGTTGGCGCGTCAATTTGTTGACAGTGGCTACGACATCAAACAACTGATTCAATGGATTTGCCTGTCGGATGCGTATCGGCTCAGCAGTCGATTTCAGAACGACAATGTCGCCGACAACCCCGAGGATGGCAGCACGCCAAACTTCAGCCGCATGTATGTCAAACAGATGACCGCAGAACAGCTTTATGATTCACTGCAGGTTACCGCCAAACCGACACAGATTGTCACCGACTACTCGACCGCCTGGAACAAAATGCAGAAACGCGACAAATGGCTGCAGCAGTTTATCTATACGCTTCAAAATGAAGAAAACGATGAAACCACGACCCTCGATGGTACCATCACACAGGCGTTGTTAATGATGAACGGCCCTCTGGTGAAACAGAGCCTTGATCTGAAGCAGGATGGCAGCATTTTGACTCAGGCACTCAAAGAACGCACACCGGATGCCAGAATCAGAAAGCTGAGTCTGGCCGCTCTGTCGCGTTATCCTTCCTCACGTGAGCTGACGGAGTTGAAGCGTCTGGTGAAAGAACGTACCAAATTTTTGACTGCCCGAAATGTTCCGCTTCAATCCGCAGTCCAGCAAAGCTACCAGGATGTCTACTGGGCTTACCTCAACTCGAATGAATTCATCCTGATTCATTGA
- a CDS encoding SDR family NAD(P)-dependent oxidoreductase, with product MTDLLINKVAVITGASSGIGRSIAEHYLNEGAKVVVFARRNGLLEELEAQFPARTLVVDGDVTSEADLKRLAETTKHRFGRVDILVPNAGIARVIPFEDSTREAIAETFDVNFHGAFQTVRTFLPDLNEGSSVIFITTYLTQVGFPGVAAYSASKAALKSLTQTLAAELGPRGIRVNAIAPGPTATPIWNSVGLDEEQLKSVEESVANRLISQKFGQPEDVAEVAVFLASDAARKICGQEIVADDGYTLS from the coding sequence ATGACCGATCTCCTGATTAATAAGGTTGCCGTTATCACTGGTGCCAGCAGTGGCATTGGCCGCTCTATCGCAGAGCATTATCTGAACGAGGGCGCGAAAGTGGTCGTCTTTGCCAGAAGGAATGGACTGCTGGAAGAACTGGAAGCCCAGTTTCCAGCGCGGACTTTGGTTGTGGATGGCGACGTTACCAGTGAAGCCGATCTGAAACGACTGGCCGAAACAACAAAGCATCGATTTGGCCGAGTCGATATTCTGGTTCCCAATGCGGGAATAGCACGTGTGATCCCGTTCGAAGATTCCACGCGCGAGGCCATCGCCGAAACATTCGATGTCAATTTTCATGGTGCATTTCAGACTGTGCGAACTTTTTTGCCCGATTTGAACGAGGGTTCGTCTGTCATTTTTATCACGACCTATCTCACACAAGTCGGCTTTCCTGGTGTCGCCGCTTATTCTGCTTCCAAAGCAGCTTTGAAATCATTAACACAAACTCTGGCGGCCGAATTAGGACCTCGCGGGATTCGCGTGAATGCGATCGCCCCGGGACCAACCGCAACCCCAATCTGGAATAGTGTCGGGCTGGATGAAGAACAACTCAAGAGCGTCGAAGAATCGGTGGCCAATCGGTTGATTTCTCAGAAATTTGGACAACCGGAAGACGTTGCGGAAGTCGCTGTCTTTCTGGCATCAGATGCGGCCCGGAAGATTTGCGGGCAGGAAATCGTCGCCGACGACGGTTACACACTCAGCTAG
- a CDS encoding DUF1501 domain-containing protein, which produces MTILNPYGMTRRHFMKHVAGAATAIPTMHFLSHLEANANQVKKQQKACILIWMAGGPPTIDIWDLKPGSKNGGEFKPISTKGDMQISEHMPKTAQVMDNLSLIRSMSTREADHARGTYYMHSAYVPNPTVVHPTFGSVVSYELGSRRKELDIPSFISIGGSRGSAGFLGMSHSPFVVSSNGTIQNAEVNMAEQQRLGQRLDMLQVLESGFIKSKRGESANSHKDIYKKAVNLMTSKQMEAFKVDQEPEALKEAYGTGNFGQGLLLARRLVEVGVPFIEVSASVGSWDLHQGVFTSLKDRNLPQLDKGISALVADLKQRAMLDDVTIVCMGEFGRTPRINQNVGRDHWAASWTAMVGGGGLKNGQAVGKTDSDGIGIEGKSYLPGDLWATVAHSLGIPLDIVHTSKRGRPMKLANGGTPIKELIG; this is translated from the coding sequence ATGACTATTCTCAATCCTTACGGAATGACGCGTCGGCACTTTATGAAGCATGTCGCAGGTGCAGCGACCGCGATTCCAACAATGCACTTTCTGTCTCACCTCGAAGCGAATGCCAATCAGGTGAAAAAACAGCAAAAAGCCTGTATCTTGATTTGGATGGCCGGTGGACCACCAACAATTGATATCTGGGATCTCAAACCAGGTTCCAAAAATGGCGGCGAATTCAAGCCAATCAGCACCAAAGGAGATATGCAGATTTCTGAGCATATGCCTAAGACAGCTCAGGTCATGGATAACCTCTCTTTGATTCGCTCTATGAGCACACGTGAAGCCGACCACGCTCGTGGAACATATTACATGCACTCTGCTTACGTCCCCAACCCCACTGTGGTTCATCCCACCTTTGGTTCGGTCGTCAGCTATGAGTTGGGTTCACGCCGCAAAGAACTGGATATCCCATCCTTCATCTCCATCGGCGGTAGCCGGGGAAGTGCCGGGTTCCTGGGAATGTCTCATTCACCGTTTGTTGTTTCCAGCAATGGAACGATTCAAAACGCTGAAGTGAATATGGCTGAACAACAGCGGTTAGGACAACGTCTTGACATGCTGCAGGTTCTGGAGTCAGGATTCATTAAATCTAAACGAGGTGAATCTGCGAACTCTCACAAGGATATCTACAAGAAAGCCGTCAATCTGATGACTTCCAAACAGATGGAAGCCTTCAAAGTAGACCAGGAACCAGAAGCTTTAAAAGAAGCTTATGGAACCGGCAACTTTGGTCAGGGATTACTGCTGGCACGACGTCTGGTTGAAGTCGGTGTACCGTTTATCGAAGTTTCTGCTTCCGTCGGTAGCTGGGACTTGCACCAAGGTGTATTTACATCCTTAAAGGATCGCAACCTGCCTCAGTTGGATAAGGGCATCTCCGCTCTTGTTGCAGACCTGAAGCAACGTGCGATGCTGGACGACGTGACCATCGTTTGTATGGGTGAGTTCGGCCGAACTCCTCGTATTAACCAGAACGTAGGCCGCGACCACTGGGCCGCCAGCTGGACTGCCATGGTCGGTGGTGGCGGACTCAAAAACGGTCAGGCTGTTGGTAAAACGGACAGCGATGGAATTGGCATTGAAGGCAAGAGCTATCTGCCGGGCGATCTGTGGGCAACCGTCGCTCACTCACTGGGTATTCCATTGGATATCGTCCACACATCCAAACGCGGTCGTCCCATGAAACTGGCCAATGGCGGAACTCCGATTAAGGAGTTGATTGGCTGA
- a CDS encoding SDR family NAD(P)-dependent oxidoreductase produces the protein MRNQYQFEGQVAVITGAGNGIGRATAIMMAEAGAHVFAGDLHHLEENRDTFTRLGITEVACDVRQESQVQALIEQAVNQYGRVDILVNNAGIGLVKQIHQVTEAEWDACIDTNLKGTFLGCKHAIKYMLATGGGAIVNTASNAGMLPRAHDPVYSISKHAVVALTESLGLCHGKDNIRINCVCPGPVGETGMMNDDIASTADPEGLIQSMIRASPIAAANQRMIGPDEVASAICYLASKDALMVTGTALRIDGGKSLGVPPQGA, from the coding sequence ATGAGAAATCAATATCAATTTGAAGGCCAGGTCGCCGTGATTACCGGTGCCGGCAATGGAATCGGACGTGCCACCGCGATCATGATGGCCGAGGCCGGCGCGCATGTTTTTGCCGGCGATCTACATCACCTTGAAGAAAACCGGGACACATTTACCCGACTGGGAATCACGGAAGTCGCATGCGACGTGAGGCAGGAATCTCAGGTTCAGGCTTTAATCGAACAGGCGGTGAATCAGTATGGCCGGGTCGACATTCTGGTCAATAACGCCGGCATTGGGCTCGTGAAACAAATCCATCAGGTCACTGAAGCCGAGTGGGACGCCTGTATCGACACCAATCTCAAAGGCACCTTCTTAGGTTGTAAGCATGCGATCAAATACATGCTGGCAACTGGCGGCGGTGCCATCGTGAACACAGCCAGCAACGCCGGGATGCTTCCCCGGGCGCATGATCCGGTTTACTCAATCAGCAAGCATGCCGTTGTTGCATTGACCGAAAGTCTGGGGCTGTGTCACGGCAAAGACAATATTCGAATCAATTGTGTCTGTCCCGGACCGGTAGGTGAAACCGGCATGATGAACGACGACATCGCCAGCACAGCCGACCCCGAAGGATTAATACAGTCTATGATTCGTGCCAGTCCGATTGCGGCAGCCAATCAGCGAATGATTGGTCCAGACGAAGTCGCTTCCGCCATCTGTTATCTGGCCAGCAAGGACGCTTTGATGGTGACCGGAACGGCTCTCCGCATTGATGGCGGAAAATCATTGGGCGTTCCACCACAGGGAGCGTAG
- a CDS encoding PilZ domain-containing protein, whose amino-acid sequence MNIVMDVEPQVVPAESAAETEEVVSSAHEQAVQPISFRKCLGNSRRTLKARSRHSGYSWNSILSKIQTHSPATTASSIPTPQVEDKQIENKSFERREFPRHTSEAIVLAFSKDEQIVSGVADRPGTKGYAINVSQNGLSFASRSEFALRDELQLHVEDQRVKFALDVTASVVRATPLDEEFWRIDCKLIAPLSNEQVALLKEHVPSCYAG is encoded by the coding sequence ATGAATATTGTAATGGATGTGGAACCACAGGTCGTTCCTGCTGAAAGTGCGGCTGAAACTGAAGAAGTTGTCTCCTCTGCTCATGAGCAGGCAGTTCAGCCGATCTCGTTCCGCAAGTGCCTGGGTAACTCTCGAAGGACATTAAAAGCTCGTTCGCGTCATTCCGGGTACTCCTGGAACAGCATCCTTTCAAAAATCCAGACCCATTCCCCAGCAACGACCGCGTCTTCGATTCCGACTCCGCAGGTTGAAGACAAGCAGATCGAAAACAAATCGTTCGAACGCCGCGAGTTTCCCCGACATACCAGCGAAGCCATTGTCCTGGCTTTCAGCAAAGATGAACAAATTGTATCCGGCGTAGCCGACCGTCCTGGCACAAAAGGCTATGCCATTAATGTCAGTCAGAACGGGTTATCGTTCGCCTCTCGATCTGAGTTTGCATTGCGGGACGAACTGCAACTGCATGTAGAAGATCAACGCGTGAAGTTTGCATTGGATGTTACTGCTTCAGTGGTACGTGCAACTCCCCTCGATGAGGAATTCTGGCGCATTGACTGCAAGTTGATCGCCCCACTCAGCAATGAGCAGGTTGCTTTATTGAAAGAACACGTGCCTTCCTGCTACGCAGGCTAA